The following coding sequences are from one Carcharodon carcharias isolate sCarCar2 chromosome 11, sCarCar2.pri, whole genome shotgun sequence window:
- the LOC121284062 gene encoding basic helix-loop-helix domain-containing protein USF3 encodes MPEMTENQTPMRRTHRKKNRETHNAVERHRKKKINSGINKIGELIPCSPALKQSKNMILDQAYKYISELKRQNDEILLNGGTKEQGEEIVRLRKQLNELQKENDRFAELLKANDICLHDDPTIHWKRKLKSTKVTMVVSSNQMQDDILVYTNGSQLNGNCQQAAVQSSPEQALNTLNSNTPEACLDIMVPVAMPDICPLANGAQLQTQISQQEVPECLPTTRPSLKAVQCTTITSSNSTVHNVLNVSTNSSGQVVLQCPLTSCASASLACPTSTSAQIVLEHSTGKFVQSVSEAANECPTQCVLNVTTSTCFALPLHSQQIGMACTGVESPSGMPPQSVLGPSSVSSQNPELRSTRSSITECSPNMLASNICQSVPVSVGGLVIASPSFKLGAMSNGGLMSSCPMASSWTVCPASTYTGASDSNSVSTFSRMSSAGNTRTTWTTLQLAGNTVHPVSHGGCNSLPVPLNGNLSARNTFSISESGQPFNNVTVVPSASTAFQGVSFCSAYKQLKQQVAVTVQPPLQSLPLQPVLAQPQIPAQPAAKVVSLLPPLQVIQMARPAGSSVSSTPNNQNLIILQPGNPTSPAVVRGAINSQAPGQQIVIIQAASQNAVSVVPAQTSNRLPALDSNQLVCSSSNAQSSPSIQTVGGKHLVHILPRPVSSSASTSSQSFTATGSGQQQQTISVNGQLFALQPVKQSGASSSQNTMHIIQPTTSADPNTNVALNTFGALTNLSQSISQMAGQGGLQLSSGHAANSSAPSNGQIVGASTSAPDTIVTSTSTDISKASAWHTSSSCSLKPPLGLPPSCKTKKLQKKPLSAKQGATRKVTCTGNKLKVDANCVQSNKDNPLQPSTSDDQISSSQGLTISQPASLSQIPTLVAATVAISVTLQEVVDRHQSAPRLSQHVLPPCLTEPALAESVSREQPDILAVISATSALVASLPPSSSRSDLTKNVLGVPSPPCVITDVSTSAPPSSPYCSSTGLQVSGGFSIDKDSDLVELQTAVANVCSTPGITSVSAQLESLAAAQHQGNVSDKERSQDWHKGQLEMDKFTTTKEIHNQDGGSMMHGVTHGDKGSSNEKSSLLSFVKDPCADNELCVDSSRETSSGMLFYEKGEPQKGILLVSSEAESGVQQQLCNPDQESMGGPLIVHRQTESPMSSSSGSSRGFSVASMLPDTTREDASCISTMTGTFNNYSISEQNDIVALAARAIFEHGSPGKTLASDVTVCDARSKAQKVPFADKGECPSQQSVKSLGIKESSPNLTEASAAEGQKQRSLPMDTNSTGMSVNKTSASVVKEISNMPMICTSSVSANLSVINHACHSEANQMHTCSPGQTQLVEQLPVCATADLSNGPATYTEQPSQPTLLAEFSHEQLDTRKGNSQTSLVLEPRLKQSSESRKDATKRTGPDDHIISTAKRQKQCQNAAMRLEGKSTISTVPDHISECGQTFIGQLPTNSSSLLVSGSNPGHTDSLSTLFPPTNFLTSNSAETLRPTEAHCNVQPRIQEGQGQQGSQQLQQHVVPQQNVSSPVGLSVHHGHVYYKHHQGQIRERHLYHLQHHLPHNESSVQPQAHSAQQPPRAAQQEIQMQKKRGLIRGSQTPQLSLQQKQHPSGNGQGRQKGNHHHHQHHHHQQQQLQQQMPHSHFGNSQDKRCDNSVTNRNHHSSHTQSLHSQDLIHQQQDNARSGQQGAGGVPSEQSGQSRIQRLMTSRSLDQQMASKSNSVSRPSDVQFTSHRQERNRISSYSAEALIRKAPSNAESRMGMAMQSTRNNLEQPEMRTYLDLSMNKNLPVHSLQAKLSLDHCINSDVQGLPDCPPFKVSVTTQGVGTFEVQSSRGNEMVNSMPAHRGMQSHGFRLGQGTGAERQSRLPYLPMQGIPSGSGVPLRENEGSCHQSFMQSLLAPPLSEQISGNQRSEHPRNTQCVPPASIEYSCPSVREGVHVRRDGEVQNRESCDMTLGALSSRNSSLSISYTNPSSVADSQGRNTSPNVSAQKNSLRMNESQGNKCHPNSQVSPNVHGAVRPVMSHTAVSHSGNEQGHPIQQPSSSGVSQRARHPAQEGSASKMRQTDRSRSGNHRSGNVFEHGLQLPLASSSSMILGRQQPVSARTGSIVRFMAEGQQLPNDNLAPDQHALSQNFGFPFIPESSMNPPINANPSFIPPVTQPGANRTPALIPVEPQNPLSSFYPPYSPAHPNLSNDLSIPYFSNQIFSSPSTDKANAGGLNNPFGSILSPPRPVGFPQPNFPLLPDMPARPMANTSSITPHLSNFNLTTLFPEIAAAPLAPESTAMPMSPLLPLTNPALSDVSKQHSNRSAHNISHILGHDGSSAV; translated from the coding sequence GTGAAGAGATCGTAAGACTACGGAAGCAGTTGAATGAACTACAGAAGGAAAATGACCGTTTTGCGGAATTACTGAAAGCCAATGACATCTGCTTGCATGATGACCCTACAATTCACTGGAAGAGGAAACTCAAGAGTACGAAAGTTACAATGGTGGTTTCTTCCAACCAAATGCAAGATGATATATTGGTCTACACAAATGGAAGCCAATTGAATGGGAATTGCCAACAAGCTGCAGTACAGAGTTCACCAGAGCAGGCTCTGAATACTCTGAACAGTAATACACCAGAAGCATGTCTTGATATAATGGTGCCTGTGGCAATGCCTGATATTTGCCCGTTAGCAAATGGGGCTCAACTTCAGACACAGATCTCACAGCAGGAAGTTCCTGAATGTCTTCCAACAACCAGACCTTCTCTGAAAGCTGTTCAGTgtaccaccatcaccagcagcaacagcactgtACACAATGTGCTGAATGTCTCCACTAACAGCTCTGGACAAGTGGTTCTTCAGTGCCCTCTCACCAGTTGTGCATCAGCTTCTTTAGCTTGTCCCACAAGCACCTCTGCACAAATTGTACTAGAACATTCCACAGGCAAGTTTGTACAGAGTGTCTCGGAAGCTGCCAATGAATGTCCTACACAGTGTGTCCTCAACGTTACTACTAGTACTTGCTTTGCTTTGCCATTGCACTCACAGCAGATTGGTATGGCATGCACAGGTGTGGAGAGCCCCAGTGGGATGCCACCACAATCAGTTTTGGGGCCGTCATCTGTGAGTAGCCAGAACCCTGAATTGAGATCAACAAGGTCTTCCATTACTGAGTGCTCACCAAACATGTTGGCGTCAAACATTTGTCAAAGTGTTCCTGTGTCAGTTGGAGGTCTTGTCATTGCATCACCATCTTTCAAACTTGGGGCAATGTCTAATGGAGGTCTGATGTCTTCTTGCCCAATGGCCAGCTCGTGGACAGTCTGCCCAGCTTCTACATACACCGGCGCTTCAGACTCAAACAGTGTCAGTACTTTTTCACGTATGAGTTCTGCAGGTAATACACGGACAACATGGACTACATTACAGCTAGCGGGCAACACTGTGCATCCTGTCAGCCACGGGGGCTGTAATAGCTTGCCAGTGCCACTAAATGGAAACCTAAGCGCCAGAAATACCTTCTCCATTTCTGAAAGTGGCCAGCCGTTTAATAATGTAACTGTGGTTCCCTCCGCTTCAACAGCGTTTCAAGGTGTTTCCTTCTGTTCCGCTTACAAACAACTCAAGCAACAGGTGGCAGTTACCGTGCAGCCCCCCCTGCAGTCTCTACCCTTGCAGCCCGTTCTAGCCCAGCCGCAAATTCCAGCCCAGCCAGCTGCCAAGGTGGTTTCGTTGCTTCCTCCCTTACAAGTGATTCAGATGGCCCGCCCCGCAGGATCGTCTGTCTCCTCCACTCCCAATAATCAGAATCTGATCATCCTCCAGCCAGGTAATCCCACCTCACCTGCTGTGGTGAGAGGTGCCATCAACAGCCAGGCACCAGGTCAGCAAATTGTGATCATACAAGCAGCCAGTCAGAATGCAGTCTCCGTAGTCCCAGCTCAAACAAGTAATCGGTTACCAGCCCTTGACTCCAATCAATTGGTATGCAGCAGCAGTAATGCACAGAGCTCTCCCAGTATTCAAACAGTGGGAGGGAAGCACCTTGTTCACATATTGCCACGGCCAGTTTCTTCATCTGCTTCCACGAGTTCCCAGTCCTTCACTGCCACAGGAtcaggtcagcagcagcagaccaTCTCTGTCAATGGCCAGTTGTTTGCTCTGCAGCCAGTAAAGCAGTCGGGGGCCTCCTCCAGCCAGAACACCATGCATATCATTCAGCCAACAACCAGTGCTGATCCAAACACCAATGTTGCCCTTAATACTTTTGGCGCATTGACAAACCTCAGCCAAAGTATCTCTCAGATGGCTGGACAGGGGGGCTTACAATTGAGCAGTGGCCATGCAgccaattcttcagctccttccAATGGCCAGATCGTTGGTGCCAGCACCTCTGCACCTGACACCATAGTGACTAGCACGAGCACTGATATTTCAAAGGCATCAGCGTGGCACACAAGCAGTtcatgctccttaaaacctccccTTGGTCTACCCCCTAGCTGTAAAACTAAAAAGCTGCAGAAGAAACCCCTTTCTGCAAAGCAAGGAGCCACAAGGAAGGTCACATGTACTGGGAACAAATTGAAGGTGGATGCTAATTGCGTCCAATCTAACAAAGATAACCCATTGCAGCCGTCAACTAGTGATGATCAAATTTCATCATCGCAGGGGTTGACGATATCACAGCCAGCATCATTGTCTCAGATCCCAACATTAGTGGCAGCCACAGTGGCCATTTCTGTCACTTTACAGGAGGTAGTGGATAGACACCAATCAGCACCCAGATTGTCTCAACATGTACTACCACCGTGCTTAACAGAACCAGCATTAGCTGAATCAGTGTCTCGAGAGCAGCCCGACATACTGGCAGTGATTTCAGCAACATCAGCTTTAGTCGCATCATTGCCACCCTCTTCATCTCGGAGTGATTTGACAAAGAATGTTTTGGGTGTACCTTCTCCCCCATGTGTAATCACAGATGTATCAACGTCAGCTCCTCCATCGTCACCTTACTGTTCAAGCACAGGTCTTCAAGTTTCGGGAGGGTTTTCAATTGACAAGGACAGTGACTTAGTTGAGCTGCAAACTGCTGTGGCAAATGTTTGCAGCACACCCGGGATAACCAGCGTTTCTGCACAGTTGGAATCTCTCGCAGCTGCGCAGCACCAAGGTAATGTAAGCGACAAAGAAAGGAGCCAAGACTGGCACAAAGGACAATTAGAAATGGACAAGTTTACAACGACTAAAGAAATCCACAATCAAGATGGCGGTAGCATGATGCACGGAGTCACGCATGGCGACAAAGGATCCTCAAACGAGAAGAGTTCCTTGCTGTCGTTTGTGAAAGACCCCTGTGCTGATAATGAGTTGTGTGTTGACAGTTCCAGAGAGACCTCGTCTGGCATGTTGTTTTATGAAAAGGGTGAACCTCAGAAAGGCATTCTATTAGTGAGCTCCGAGGCTGAAagtggtgtgcagcagcagctgtGCAACCCAGATCAGGAGAGCATGGGAGGCCCCTTGATTGTCCACCGCCAGACCGAGTCGCCCATGTCCTCCAGCTCTGGGAGTAGCCGTGGCTTTTCTGTTGCCTCCATGCTGCCGGACACCACCCGGGAAGATGCTTCCTGCATCAGTACAATGACTGGCACTTTTAATAACTACAGCATATCCGAACAGAATGACATTGTGGCCCTTGCTGCTAGAGCAATTTTTGAACATGGAAGCCCAGGGAAAACTTTGGCCTCAGACGTTACTGTATGTGATGCTAGATCAAAAGCTCAGAAAGTTCCTTTCGCAGATAAAGGAGAGTGTCCAAGTCAGCAATCAGTTAAAAGCCTTGGCATTAAAGAGAGCAGTCCAAATTTGACAGAGGCTAGTGCAGCTGAAGGTCAAAAGCAACGATCGTTACCAATGGACACAAACTCAACAGGAATGTCTGTAAATAAGACCTCAGCTTCTGTTGTAAAAGAAATATCAAATATGCCAATGATTTGCACATCTTCTGTCTCTGCTAACCTGAGTGTAATTAACCATGCATGCCATAGTGAAGCTAATCAAATGCATACCTGTTCACCAGGCCAGACCCAGCTTGTAGAGCAGCTTCCAGTCTGTGCGACAGCTGATCTATCCAATGGACCTGCTACATACACAGAACAACCTTCCCAACCCACCCTATTGGCAGAATTTTCTCACGAGCAGCTAGATACTAGGAAAGGTAACTCACAGACTTCCCTAGTTTTGGAGCCACGTTTGAAGCAAAGCAGCGAGAGCCGAAAAGACGCAACAAAGCGGACTGGGCCAGATGACCACATAATCTCAACAGCAAAGCGGCAAAAGCAGTGCCAGAATGCAGCCATGAGACTTGAAGGGAAGTCCACAATAAGTACAGTACCTGACCATATTTCTGAATGCGGCCAAACGTTCATTGGTCAGTTGCCAACAAATTCTTCGAGTTTATTGGTCTCGGGTAGCAATCCAGGACACACAGATAGTCTCAGCACCTTGTTCCCACCAACTAATTTCCTGACTTCTAATTCTGCTGAAACTTTAAGGCCAACTGAAGCTCATTGCAACGTCCAGCCACGAatccaagaaggacaagggcagcaaggcagccagcaactgcagcagcatgtGGTGCCCCAGCAGAATGTCTCTTCACCAGTGGGGCTTAGTGTCCACCATGGCCACGTGTATTACAAACACCATCAGGGGCAGATACGCGAAAGGCATTTATACCACCTTCAGCATCACCTACCGCACAATGAGAGCTCAGTCCAACCACAGGCTCACAGTGCCCAGCAACCCCCCCGTGCTGCGCAGCAAGAAATCCAAATGCAGAAGAAACGAGGGCTCATACGGGGGAGTCAAACTCCCCAGTTGTCACTGCAGCAAAAGCAACACCCAAGTGGGAACGGCCAAGGACGACAGAAAGGGAATCACCACCATCATCAGCACCACCATCATCAGCAACAACAGCTTCAGCAGCAAATGCCACACTCGCACTTTGGAAATTCACAAGATAAAAGGTGTGACAATTCTGTGACCAACAGAAACCATCACAGCAGCCATACGCAGAGTCTCCATAGCCAAGATCTCATCCACCAGCAGCAGGATAATGCTAGAAGTGGGCAACAAGGAGCTGGTGGTGTCCCTTCAGAACAGTCTGGGCAGTCACGCATCCAGAGGTTAATGACCTCAAGGTCATTGGATCAGCAAATGGCTTCTAAATCCAACTCCGTGTCACGGCCTTCAGACGTACAATTTACCTCCCATAGACAGGAAAGGAACAGAATTTCCAGTTATTCAGCAGAGGCTTTGATCAGAAAAGCACCTTCAAATGCAGAATCCCGAATGGGGATGGCAATGCAGAGCACCAGAAATAATCTGGAGCAGCCTGAAATGCGAACCTATCTTGATCTATCAATGAACAAAAACCTGCCTGTGCATAGTTTGCAGGCTAAATTGTCACTAGATCATTGTATAAATTCTGATGTTCAAGGCCTTCCTGACTGTCCTCCCTTTAAAGTGAGTGTGACAACTCAAGGAGTTGGCACTTTTGAGGTTCAGTCATCGAGAGGCAACGAGATGGTCAATAGTATGCCGGCACACAGAGGAATGCAGTCGCATGGCTTCAGGCTGGGTCAGGGTACAGGGGCTGAAAGGCAGTCCAGGCTGCCTTATTTGCCAATGCAAGGGATCCCTTCAGGAAGTGGAGTTCCTTTAAGGGAGAATGAAGGCTCCTGCCATCAGAGCTTTATGCAAAGCCTACTGGCTCCTCCTCTCAGTGAGCAGATAAGTGGAAACCAAAGGTCAGAACATCCAAGAAACACTCAGTGTGTTCCTCCAGCAAGCATCGAATACAGTTGCCCGTCTGTAAGAGAGGGCGTTCATgttagaagggatggtgaggtgcAAAATCGTGAAAGTTGTGACATGACTTTAGGCGCACTCAGTTCCAGAAACAGTTCTTTAAGCATCTCCTACACAAATCCTTCCTCCGTAGCAGACAGCCAGGGCCGAAACACTAGCCCAAATGTGTCAGCACAGAAGAACTCCCTcagaatgaatgaaagtcaagGAAATAAGTGCCACCCAAACTCGCAGGTTTCTCCAAATGTACACGGAGCGGTTAGACCGGTGATGTCTCACACTGCGGTTTCCCACAGCGGGAATGAGCAGGGACACCCAATTCAGCAGCCCAGTTCCTCGGGCGTGAGCCAGCGAGCGCGCCATCCAGCCCAGGAGGGATCGGCTTCAAAGATGCGGCAGACTGATCGGTCTCGCTCTGGGAACCACAGAAGCGGGAACGTTTTTGAGCATGGCCTACAGTTACCCCTGGCATCCAGTAGCAGTATGATCCTTGGCCGCCAGCAGCCAGTGAGTGCTCGGACAGGAAGCATTGTGCGTTTCATGGCTGAGGGGCAACAATTACCAAACGATAATTTAGCCCCCGACCAGCACGCTCTGTCTCAGAACTTTGGATTCCCTTTCATTCCGGAAAGTAGCATGAACCCTCCGATTAATGCAAACCCATCGTTCATCCCCCCTGTAACTCAGCCAGGTGCAAACCGTACCCCAGCTCTCATACCAGTGGAACCACAGAATCCTCTGTCCTCATTTTACCCTCCGTACTCTCCAGCTCATCCCAACCTTTCCAATGACCTCTCCATCCCCTACTTTTCCAATCAAATCTTTAGCAGTCCTAGCACAGACAAGGCCAATGCCGGGGGACTCAACAACCCATTTGGGTCCATCCTGTCCCCCCCTCGGCCAGTTGGCTTCCCACAGCCAAACTTCCCCCTTCTCCCAGACATGCCAGCCAGACCCATGGCCAACACTTCCAGCATCACCCCGCACCTCTCCAACTTCAACCTAACCACTCTCTTCCCCGAAATCGCTGCTGCTCCCCTCGCCCCTGAGAGCACCGCCATGCCCATGTCACCTTTGTTGCCTTTAACCAACCCGGCTCTTTCCGATGTCTCCAAGCAGCACTCGAACCGATCTGCTCACAATATAAGCCACATACTGGGTCATGATGGCAGCTCTGCCGTATAG